From Balaenoptera ricei isolate mBalRic1 chromosome 5, mBalRic1.hap2, whole genome shotgun sequence:
ATATCAGTATAGAtaaaaagaagattttaaaattagtagATCAACTTTCTGTGCTAAAGGCTAATATAGTGAAAGTTTGAATGAAGTGGATGATTATCTAGGAAACTACAAATGATCAAGAAAACCCAAATAGACCTATAATCTTGAAAAAAACTGGTGAAAGTTCATTTAAAACTGAATGCCTTCAAACCTGTATAAAACAGATATGGTTCATAATATCTATACTTCTGGATCATAAGAAAAGATAGGAAGCTTCCAAATTCACCTACGATATACTCATTAACTCTGACACCAAAATCTAGTGAAGAcagaacaagaagaaaactaTGAATCAGTCAGTTTATGAAAGTAGCTgtaaaattcttatttaaaatacctgagcagggacttccttggtggtccaggggtGGGACTTCGCTCTCCCAATgtaggggacccaggttcgatccctgatcggggaactagatcccgcgtgaaTACCGAAACTAAGAGTCCGCTAAGAGCCCGCATTCCGCAgagaagatcccgcgtgctgcaaggaagacacggcgcagccaaaatacataaatattttttttaaaaaataaataaataaaataaaataccccaGCAAACTTTTACCGTGTAAGAGCACTTACTtactaattaagaaaaatattgaatatcacaaaataaaatgagGCTAGAACTTGAAAAATTCACAGGAGATCTATAAACAGTTAATAATCataggagaaaataaatgttaagctTCACAAAGAATTCCTAAAGATGTATTTCCTGAGCATGCCTGAGCAATAGAGACCCTTGGATGCCATAGGCTGCTAAGGAGAAACACTCACAGAGATGCTAATTCCAGCAAAGGTAAAGAAGCCTTTAGGTTGAAACGTTCCCTGTTTCTCTACCAAACATATCACATCAAATcacataaaaaattaactctaaagaGTTGGATCCTCCTGGAGGTGAATGAAGctatttaaagtgtgttttgaGCACTTTTTCTATGCTGGGTCATTATGAGTCTTTGGAATCATAAAACGTATAAACTAGCAAGAGGCCTTGGAAAATTTACTGCGTGTCTTGAATCATTCAATTGTTCCACCATAGATTGTAGGAGTTCTCTGCTGATGCTCTGAAACAGGGGTCCTCACTGCATATTCAAGTCAAATGCATGCAATATTACAGATAAATGGCTGTGGTTAATTGCCATGggtaaatctttaaaaacaattcaaaCGATTTGATAAAATCGGGTAATTAACAATGAAGCAGGATGTTGCCCTCATAAACTGCCTGGTGCTGATTAGCACATGTGGATGAAAGCCTGTCATTTACTTTAAGTGCTGTGACACTATCTGTCTTCTAATTAAACTGCCATGGCTGCATTgttcaaatacaaagaaaaatgggaataatcgtCAGTGATTTAAGAGGTTCTTTGCACTTAAAGCAGACATTTGAGCTCATGCCTCGAAGTCCCAGAACACAAATGATCTTTAGGCCCTGTTGTTGCTGGCTTAGGTGCCTTCCTAACAAGCATGTTAAGAGGTGCAAAGGAGAGATCCTCATTAAGAATGCCCTGCCACTAATCAGCCCCCACTTCCAAAAgcctggtgggggggtgggcggtggtGGCTGCAAGGCCCTGACCATCCTTTTCAGCACGTTATTATGCATATAGTCCTGCCATCTCCTCTTCTAATGAACACAGATGGTGACTACCTGTCAACAACAACAAGCTCATCCTGGGCTCTGGCCCACCCACCCTTGGGAGCACCAGTGTCCTCTCACCCAAGATGGATGAGTTCAACTGAGTTGCTCACCTCCCACAATGAAGTCTCAGCTTGAGTCAAAGCTGTCAGAACCTGAGCACAAGCATTAGAGAATGACTAGTTGTAGACGCTTCAAAATGATTTCAGGGCCTTTACTTCCCAGGAAACATGCAAGATACAGAACCAGGGACAACTACCCAGGTCTGTTGCTATCTCTTCAAAGATGCAATTTCTTAAACTGGAGGTTAAAATCACTtaacataaaattcaacattttaaccactttaaagtgtacaattcagtggcttttagtatatttaaaaGGTTGTCCaaacatcaccactatctaattccagaagtTTTTCATTACCCCCCAAAGAAACTCCATACCTATTAAGCAGCCATTCCTCATCCCCTCCCCGACACCCCAACCCCTGGCACCCACCagcctgctttctgtctctaaggatttgtccattgtggacatttgatataaatggaattctacaatatgtggccttttgagtctggcttctatcacttagcataatgttttcaaggttcatctatattgCAGCgtatatcagaacttcattcttcTTGTATGGCTAAATattataccataatttgtttatccattcatgagttgatggatatttgtgttgtttccaccttttggctattatgaataatgctgctatgaacattcatgtacggtttttgtgtggacatacgttttcagttctcttgggtagatacctaggagtggagttgctgggtcatatggtaatattTAACCTTTGAGGAACCACCAACTGTTTTCATAGAATTactccattttacattcccaccagcaaagtatgAGAGTTCTGATTttttcacattctcaccaatactCGTTATCTGATTTTTTGAGTCTAGCCCTCCTAGctggtgtgaagtggtgtctcactgtggttttgatttgcattttcctagtgactaatgatgttagaATTTTCCTGTGAAAATTGGCCATTTTTGTTCaccctttttaaagaaatgtctatttaattccTTTGacaatttttgaattgggttctTGAGTTGCAGGGGTTCTTTGTATGTTCTGGATACTacatccttatcagatatataactaggaaatatttttcccattctttttactttcctgGTGCTGCCCTTTGATacacaagtttttaatttgatgaagtccaatttatctattttttctttttttgcttgtgtttttggtatcatatctaggAATCTATTGCCAAgtccaaggtcatgaaaatttaaccctattttttttttctaggatttttatagttttagctcttacatttaggttgttaatctattttgagttaatttttgtatatggagtgAGGTAAggtttcaacttcattcttttacacatagaTATCCAGTGGTCTTGACATCCCTTGTTGAAAAGCCTCTTTTCCCCCATTGAGTGGTCCTGGCACCCTTTTCAagaatcagttgaccataaatgtatggttttatttctggactctcaattctattccattgatctatatgcctaTCCTTATGCTGGTAACACACAATTTTTATTACTCTAGCttggtagtaagttttgaaataggGAAGTGTGAGgtttccaattttgttcttcttttgaagattgttttggctattcagggtaccagtgtaattttatataaattttaagaacaGCTTGTTCACTTCTGTGGAAGAAGAAGTTGGGGTTTTGATAGATATTTCATTGAAtccatagatcaatttgggaatatTGCCcccttaacaatattaagtcttccaattcatgagcatgggatatctttccatttatttccattatttaggtattctttaatttctttcaacaatattttgtagctttcagtgtacaagtcttgtaccttttctgttaaatttattctttaagtattttatattcttttggatgctattataaatggaattttcttaatttcatttttggattgttcattgctagtgtatagaaatacaactgatttttgtttgttgatgtTGTATCCTAAAACTTCGctgaattcatttgttagttctaatagtgtgtgtgtgtgtgtgtgtgcacacatgtgtacattctttggaattttccatATATAAGTCATCTCTgaatagagaaattcttacttcttcttttccagtttggatgcattttatttttcttgcttatatgctctggctaaaacttccagtacattgttgaatagaagtggcaaaagtggacatccttgtcatgttcctgatcttaggagggAGTCACCATTAAGTAAGCTGTGGGGTTTTTGCAGATGCCGTTTTTCAAGTTGAggaattttccttctatttctaatttgatgtgttttttgttttgttttattttttatcatgaaagggtgttgggtATTGTCAAATCCTTTTTCTGTATTTACTGATCTGATCATGTGGGATTCTTCCCCTTCATCTTATTAGCGTGGTGTATTACATATATTGATTATTGTATGTGGaccacccttgcattcctggaataaatcccatttggtcatggtgtttAATCTTTTTAATATGCAGCTGGGTtcagtttactagtattttgttaaggatttttgcacctaCATTCATAGGGATTAttagtctttaattttcttttcttgtgtgatGTCTTTGACTTTGGTGTCAGTATATTACTGGCCTAATGAATTAGgaaatgttcccttctcttctattttttgaagagtttggggattggtgttaattcttctttaaatgtttggtagaattcaccagtgaagccatctcgccctggacttttctttgttggaggtTTTTTGAATATTGATTCATCTCTTTACTTATTGTAGGTCTAttcatatgttctatttcttctctgagttagttttggtagtttgtgtgtttctaggaatttatccattttatctaGGTTATTTGATTTGTTGACATACAACAGTCCATAGTATtctatttgtcaattttgttgattctTACAAAGAGCCAACTTTTGGCTTCATTGAttctctctattgtttttctattctccattttattgatCTCCACactaatctttatttcctttcttccgtttgctttgggtttaatttgttcttctttttctaattctctaAGGTGGAAGcctaggttattgatttgagatcttcttTTTAATGTAGACATTTACAACTATAAATTTTGCTCTGAGCACTGtcataagttttgatatgttgtgtttttattcatctcaaaatattttgtactttcccttgtaatttcttctttgactcattgtttgtgttatttaatttccacatatttgttaattttccacatttccttctgttattgatttctactttcattctaCTGTAGCCAGAGAAGATACTTTATATGacttcagtctttttaaatttattgagacttttgTGACCTAATGTATGGTTTCTTCTGGAAGATGTTCCGTGTGTACTTGACAAAAATGTGTCTTCTGTTATTGAACAGAGCGTTCCACATGTGTGTGTTAGGCCTAGTTGGTTTATAATGTTGTTCAAGTTCTCTATTTCTTTACTGATCTTCTGTCTAATAATTGTAtcattattgaaagtggaatattgaaatctccaactattattattgaactctccatttctcccttcaattctgtcagtttttgcttcatatatattAGGACTCTGTTGTTGgttacatatttattaataattgttatatcttcttgatggatttaccattttattattatataatgtcctttttttaattgaagtatagttgataatgtccttttctgtctgtTATAACAACTTTTGTCTTAAAGCCTGTTTTGTCTAATATTAGaatagctactccagctctcttttggttactctttgcatggaatatctttttccatctttttactttcaacctaatGTGAGTCTCTTATAAACAGCATAGAGTTCACACATTCAGCAATGTTATTATAGACGTACTATGTGCAGGGAGTTACCTAGGCTCTGGGTGAGAGAGTTGCAGTGCTCAGTAACTTAAAatcttataaatatttcataaaaggGGTATGAATAAAATTGCTTTAGTGGGTGCATTCACTTTATGAAAATCCATCAATCTGTGTTAGGATTTATGCCattttctgtatgtgtgttatacttcaagaaaaagattcccccccaccccaagtgcTTTGGGAATTCAATATTGGAGAAGTTATTTCCAGCTGAGAGAATAAGGGGAATGCCTTCACAAGGAAACTAACCTTCAGGCTTTATGTTATATTGATACCGAGAGTTCACCACAGTCAGGGTCAGGTGGTTTTATTTTCAGGTAAGCAAATGATATCATCAGCGCCATCATCACTGCTACTACTTATTAAGAACTTACTACGTGCCAGTGCCAGGCATCATCTGAGTTCTTTGTGCCTATTAATCTACCAAATCCTCATAGCAGCCCTATGAAGTAGGTTAGTACGTTACACGACTGTCTCCATTTGCCAAAGCGAAAATTGAGACACGGTGAGGTCacgtaagtggtggagccaggatgcaAACTGTTGCATCCAGCTCATCTCTTATCCAAACAGTAGCCGTTCTCAAGGTGCAATCCAGGAACTCTCATGGGTCTCCAGACCCTTTCAGGGGATCCACAAGGTCAAAACTATATTTATGATAATACTAAAacattatttaccttttttaCTCTCAACCTCTCAAGAGTATTCAGTGGCATTTTCCAGAGACTCTACTATGTGTGCTAGCAAAACAGATTGAatacagaagcagatatgagaatccagctgtcttctatgaAGCCAGACACTGAAGAGatttacaaatatgaaaagcAATGCCATTCTCCTcacaaaattttttgttttgcaaaatatacttttcataaattatattattaatgttaacatttatttttgcttttgataaattaatcaatattttgaatgtttctcagtttccatttttaacaTAATAAATAGCTATAGATATAACTCATATAAACACAAAGCATTCGGAATCCTCAATCATGTATAAAGAGTGGaaaggggtcctgagaccaaaaagtttgagcaCCAAAGGCCTATACTGTTCTGCCTTAGGGGAGTGGCCAAGAAAAGCTGGTTTTGTGGCCATAGCAACAGCTTTGGAGTCCGATCCACCTCTGTTCAAGACCTGGAACATAAAAGTTtgtctttcctcttctcctgTGAACCTGGATATAATACTGCCCACATCCTGGGGAGGCTGTGAAAATTCACTGAGAGAGTGCAAGTGAAGGCCTAGTGCATGGTCAGCACTCAGTCACTGGCACCAAACCTGGAATTGCTCTTGTGTCACCCGCAGGTGATGGACTTTTACTGCCAGTCCTGCGAGACCGCCATGTGTCGGGAGTGCACGGAGGGGGAGCACGCGGAACACCCCACAGTCCCCCTCAAGGACGTGGTGGAGCAGCACAAGGCCTCACTCCAGGTCCAGCTGGACGCTGTCAACAAAAGGTGTGCATACCTCTGCCTGGCTCCTGACTGGCCGCCTGTGGCCTCAGGGTCTCGTGTCCCAGTGGGATAGAAGATTCATGACACTTAAATAAATTGTCCTTTGATCATAGGCCTGTAGTCATAAACTAGTGAGTGATGAGGGTCATCCCCTGCCCCTTGGTAAAATTCCAACCCCCTTTTGTTATGAGTGGTGGTTTTCCTTTTAGTACCTTAGTATGATTAAATGAACAAAATGTACTCGAGGAAAATACACTCTCAGGAGATCTCTGAAATTTGTGCCTGAAACCAGGCTGTCTGAAGAGCCTTTCTTAGCTACTGTTCTTGACACACTTACAAGCCACTGTGCCGACTGTGACTGGCTCATCTCTGTTTGAGCCCAGCAGAATGGTCCTGAGCAGCAAGTGCTcaattttccttctccttccctgctTCCAGGCTCTTTATTTGGCATGGAAATGAAGGAACAGAGTAGCTGTGTGATGCATGAGAAAGAccaaagagaggaaataaacagcaaaatgaaaataaatctctttacCAAAAGTTGAAGTGAGAAAAGTGTGGCTATTCTATACTAATTAAAAGAACTTGGAAACTTGCAAGAAATTCCCAGGAAACTCTGAGTTTGGATAAGCTTTTCATGTGATTGGGTAAAAAGATACAGCTATATATTTAGACCAGTGGTCCTCAACCAAGGGCGATGATACCccccaagggacatttggcaatgcctggagacaATTTGGTGTCACAactgtgtgggggggaggggtagaggaaaggatgctgttaaacatcctacaattcACAGGACAGCCACctgcaacaaagaattatctggcccaaaatatcAATATGTCAAGTTAGAGAAcgcctgatttatttattttttctttttcttcttattttttttattgaagtatagttgatttacaatgttgtgttaattgctgctgtacagcaaagtgattcagttatacatacatatatatatatatatatatatatatatatatatatatacattctttttaaaaaaattcctttccattgtggtttatcacaggatattgaatatagttctctgtgctctacagtaggaccttgttgtttatccattgtaGAGAACAGCTGATTTAGAGTGTGAGAAAAAGCCATGGGGTTCTGAGAGCTTCGAGGCTTTGtaccatcaatttttaaaattaaatgattgAGGTAGATTGAAATAGATGTGGACCCTCAAAATCTCTTCTCTCAAAGGCAGTAATTATGTCatgtcttactcactctgttcttcagttattactttttaaagatgATGAAAGGCACAGAAGATATTTCTTGACAAAATATAGTGtttggatagattttttttttttttactatttccgTGTGGATCTTATTATAATAACGACCTCTGATAACTGTCTTCCAGGCTCCCAGAAATAGATTCTGCTCTTCAGTTCATCTCAGAAATCATCCATCAGTTAACCGACCAAAAGGCCAGCATTGTGGATGACATCCATTCTACCTTTGATGAACTCCAGAAGACTTTAAATGTGCGCAAGAGCGTGCTGCTTATGGAGCTGGAAGTCAACTATGGTCTCAAACACAAAGTAAGACTCCACCCTTTCCTACAGACATCCTGTGAGAGGTGCACTATCCGGGGCCTCCCTGGCGCTAGCTTACTGTGTTCTACCAGTGGTAAAGGGGACTCAAATGGGTTAAGTGTCACTGTTATTCAGTAAACAGTAGTTTTCATTTAGTGGCTTTTCCAGctatttcttccttctgttttcagCAAAACTATGATTCTGTGGCCTTAAGTACCACTTGATAACTTGACACAAGGCAAAGTTGAATATCAAGTAATGCTTTCAGGATTTAGggttaaattggattgttttcctTCCTTAATTATAATGTCTAATAGTCTCTTAATTGCTCTCTCACCCACACCAACCTGTTAGTCAACTTCAGAGAGAACCCTGACTGCAGCCTTTGTTTAACTCTGCATGTCCCATCACAAAACCAGGGATGAAAGCTTCCGATATTCAGGTGTGGAGTTTTCATTTGTCTGGTTTCTGTTCCTTTAGGTGGTGACAGGGAAACTTTGGACATTAGACAAAGATACTGAATACTGAATAAAATTTCAGATCTCAGGCATAGCAATCTGGCTGCCAAGCTGTCGGTGACGTTTCTGCTTGCGCCTATCCAAGACACATGACCCCATAAATATGTGTGTGGGAGAGACAGgcgaggaggaagggaaagagtagGAGCTGGTAAGGCGATTTAGGATTCAGCGTGAGACCGGGGTTCCCTGGGTTAAACTGAACACCCCCTGCCGGGGGCCAAGCGCGCGGGCAGGTGCGGGCGCGGGCGCCCTGGGAAGAGCTCACCCAGCTTGGTTTCCCCGCAGGTCCTCCAGTCGCAGCTGGATACTCTGCTTGAGGGGCAGGAGAGTATCAAGAGCTGCAGCAGCTTCACGGCGCAGGCCCTCAACCATGGCACGGAGACGGAGGTGCTGCTTGTGAAGAAGCAGATGAGCGAGAAGCTGAACGAACTGGCGGACCAGGATTTTCCGCTGCACCCGCGAGAAAACGACCAGCTGGACTTCATCGTGGAGACCGAGGGGCTCAAGAAGTCCATCCACAACCTCGGGACGATTTTAACCACCAACGCCGTCGCCTCCGAGACGGTGGCCACGGGCGAGGGGCTGCGGCAGACCATCATCGGGCAGCCCATGTCCGTTACCATAACAACCAAGGACAAAGATGGCGAGCTGTGCAAAACGGGCAACGCCTACATCACGGCGGAGCTGAGCACTCCCGACGGCAGCGTGGCGGACGGGGAGATCCTGGACAACAAGAACGGCACGTACGAGTTCCTGTACACAGTACAGAAAGAGGGCGACTTCACCCTGTCCCTGCGGCTCTACGACCAGCACATCCGCGGCAGCCCGTTTAAGCTGAAGGTGATCCGGTCGGCGGACGTGTCCCCCACCACCGAGGGCGTGAAGAGGCGCGTGAAGTCCCCGGGGAGCGGCCATGTGAAACAGAAGGCGGTGAAGAGACCCGCCAGCATGTACAGCACCGGCAAACGAAAAGAGAATCCCATCGAAGACGATCTGATCTTCCGAGTGGGTAAGGGGGAGGCGGCGCTGCACCTGAATTCTGAGCTTTGCTTTGGTTAAGGGGTGACTGGGAAAGTGTTGCAAATTGCAGCTTTGCAGGTCACAACTAAGGCTGACGGTTGCTGGGAGATAGGCGTGTATTTTATTAGGTGAGCTCATGCAGTCTCCTTCTCAGgagattttatgatttattttcccctcctcctccctcatccctccttctttccttctccctcccccccaccccgcctctctCCCGTTCTTaccacctcttcctcctcctccttagcACACAAGTGCTGCATATTCATTATGGAAAATTAGAAactgaaaataagcaaaagagaattagaaaaatcacAGCACTCATAATCTGGACTTATTTTTCTTTggtagcagttttttttttactttttattttatattggagtataggtgattaacaatgttgtgttagtttcaagtgtacagcaaagtgattcagttatacatatacatgtatctattgtttttcagattcttttcccatttaggttgttacctaatactaagtagagttccctgtgctattttaaatatagcactgtGTACATAATCTggacattttaaaggaaatgttggCAACCTTCCCCTCCGCCCCCCCGTGGGAATGTCTAGAGTACTCCTGCCTAACCCCAAGGCAGAGAGATACTCCTACCACATAAGTTCACGCATCATCTCTCTGGAATCTTCCAGCGTGGGCTATAACTGTGGGCAGAGGGTCTGATGCCTCCCTGTCACTGCTTCCTCATTGTAAGGGCTGGGGATGAGGGACATGGTGCATTGCAAGTTGTCATGTCCAGTCGCCTGTAGCTGGAGAGCAGCCCCGAAGAGGAAGGGGTGGGTGGAAACCTGGAGAATGGAATGGGGTTGGGGCGGAAGCAAGAAGGCTTAGGATGAGCCGCGAGATTTGGGAATGCAAATCGCCCTTCCCTTGTCAGATTTATTGCGTCAGATTTTTTGAA
This genomic window contains:
- the TRIM2 gene encoding tripartite motif-containing protein 2 isoform X4: MASEATNIPSPVVRQIDKQFLICSICLERYKNPKVLPCLHTFCERCLQNYIPAHSLTLSCPVCRQTSILPEKGVAALQNNFFITNLMDVLQRTPGSSAEESSILETVTAVAAGKPLSCPNHDGNVMDFYCQSCETAMCRECTEGEHAEHPTVPLKDVVEQHKASLQVQLDAVNKRLPEIDSALQFISEIIHQLTDQKASIVDDIHSTFDELQKTLNVRKSVLLMELEVNYGLKHKVLQSQLDTLLEGQESIKSCSSFTAQALNHGTETEVLLVKKQMSEKLNELADQDFPLHPRENDQLDFIVETEGLKKSIHNLGTILTTNAVASETVATGEGLRQTIIGQPMSVTITTKDKDGELCKTGNAYITAELSTPDGSVADGEILDNKNGTYEFLYTVQKEGDFTLSLRLYDQHIRGSPFKLKVIRSADVSPTTEGVKRRVKSPGSGHVKQKAVKRPASMYSTGKRKENPIEDDLIFRVGTKGRNKGEFTNLQGVAASTNGKILIADSNNQCVQIFSNDGQFKSRFGIRGRSPGQLQRPTGVALHPSGDIIIADYDNKWVSIFSSDGKFKVFNQEGEFMLKFGSNGEGNGQFNAPTGVAVDSNGNIIVADWGNSRIQVFDGSGSFLSYINTSADPLYGPQGLALTSDGHVVVADSGNHCFKVYRYLQ
- the TRIM2 gene encoding tripartite motif-containing protein 2 isoform X3 codes for the protein MDVLQRTPGSSAEESSILETVTAVAAGKPLSCPNHDGNVMDFYCQSCETAMCRECTEGEHAEHPTVPLKDVVEQHKASLQVQLDAVNKRLPEIDSALQFISEIIHQLTDQKASIVDDIHSTFDELQKTLNVRKSVLLMELEVNYGLKHKVLQSQLDTLLEGQESIKSCSSFTAQALNHGTETEVLLVKKQMSEKLNELADQDFPLHPRENDQLDFIVETEGLKKSIHNLGTILTTNAVASETVATGEGLRQTIIGQPMSVTITTKDKDGELCKTGNAYITAELSTPDGSVADGEILDNKNGTYEFLYTVQKEGDFTLSLRLYDQHIRGSPFKLKVIRSADVSPTTEGVKRRVKSPGSGHVKQKAVKRPASMYSTGKRKENPIEDDLIFRVGTKGRNKGEFTNLQGVAASTNGKILIADSNNQCVQIFSNDGQFKSRFGIRGRSPGQLQRPTGVALHPSGDIIIADYDNKWVSIFSSDGKFKSKKKGLSAEEKRARMMEIFFETKDVFQLKDMEKIAPKEKGITAMSVKEVLQSLVDDGMVDCERIGTSNYYWAFPSKALHARKRKLEVLESQLSEGNQKHANLQKSIEKAKIGRHETEERTLLAKELSSLRDQREQLKAEVEKYKECDPQVVEEIRQANEVAKEAANRWTDNIFAIKSWAKRKFGFEENKIDKNFGIPEDFDYID